A window from Plectropomus leopardus isolate mb chromosome 21, YSFRI_Pleo_2.0, whole genome shotgun sequence encodes these proteins:
- the insig1 gene encoding insulin-induced gene 1 protein: MIRSRGLSLDQTLKTSGDQAPKCQMPRLEDHCWSCSCASSDSKHSSGANWLASKAEEMMSIITSVLSNAYGSLHNVRTANLIRRGLVLFTVGAFLALVLNLLQIQRNVTLFPEEVMTTLFSSAWWIPPCCGTGAAVVGLLYPCLDSHLGEPHKFKREWASVMRCIAVFVGINHASVKLDFDNNVQLSLTLAALSLGLWWTFDRSRSGFGLGITTAVLATVFTQLLVYNGVYQYTSPDFLYVRSWLPCIFFSGGVTVGNIGRQLAMGGIEKPHMD, from the exons ATGATCAGGAGCAGAGGTCTCTCTTTGGACCAGACACTGAAGACGTCTGGAGATCAAG CCCCAAAGTGCCAAATGCCCAGACTAGAGGACCACTGCTGGAGCTGCTCCTGTGCATCAAGTGATTCTAAACACTCATCTGGAGCTAACTGGTTAGCATCCAAAGCTGAAGAAATGATGTCCATCATCACCTCGGTGCTCAGCAATGCCTACGGTTCTCTGCACAACGTCCGGACGGCCAACCTGATCCGCCGGGGTCTGGTCCTCTTCACCGTGGGAGCCTTCCTCGCCCTGGTGCTCAACTTGCTGCAGATACAAAGAAATGTCACCCTGTTTCCCGAGGAGGTGATGACAACTTTGTTTTCATCCGCCTGGTGGATCCCACCGTGCTGCGGCACAGGGGCCG CCGTGGTCGGCCTGCTGTATCCCTGCCTCGACAGCCATTTGGGGGAGCCGCACAAGTTCAAGAGGGAGTGGGCCAGCGTCATGAGGTGCATCGCTGTGTTCGTCGGCATCAACCACGCCAGTGTT AAACTAGACTTCGACAACAACGTGCAGCTCTCCCTAACGCTGGCAGCCTTGTCCTTGGGCCTGTGGTGGACGTTCGACCGGTCCAGGAGCGGATTCGGTTTGGGCATCACCACTGCCGTCCTGGCTACTGTGTTCACACAGCTGCTGGTCTACAACGGAGTCTACCA GTATACGTCTCCAGACTTCTTGTATGTGCGCTCCTGGCTCCCCTGCATATTCTTCTCAGGCGGTGTTACCGTGGGAAACATCGGACGCCAACTTGCCATG GGTGGCATCGAGAAACCCCACATGGACTGA